In one window of Streptomyces sp. FXJ1.172 DNA:
- a CDS encoding S41 family peptidase has protein sequence MSGRDLFCQPRRIRRGATLTLVFAGVLVTGAATGSFPEAGQPTRKPAFGPAATVTTPHEDVQKAAAEAAADGKSPMEAAERAVSRSGDRWGAVYSEGEYQEFQEALDGKYTGVGLWARREQDGRIEVTKVQPDSPAAQAGIREGDRLTSVDGSKVDGRPVTDVVSLLRGDADDAAAGTTVTLGLRRGTRAWSEKLRRASLSTDSVTVRRLPGGVTVIKIAAFTKGSGDAVRAAVREAPADAGIILDLRGNSGGLVTEAVETSSAFLDGGLVATYDVDGAPRSLHADPGGDTTRPLVALVDGGTMSAAEMLTGALQDRGRAVVIGSRTFGKGSIQMPTELPDGSVAELTVGHYRTPSGHAVDGRGITPDLEAGADAPKRAETVLTGLGDAD, from the coding sequence ATGTCAGGCCGAGACCTGTTCTGCCAGCCCCGCCGCATCCGCCGCGGGGCCACCCTGACATTGGTCTTCGCCGGCGTCCTGGTCACCGGCGCCGCCACCGGCTCCTTCCCGGAGGCCGGACAGCCCACCCGCAAGCCCGCGTTCGGCCCGGCGGCCACGGTCACCACCCCGCACGAGGACGTCCAGAAGGCCGCCGCCGAGGCCGCGGCCGACGGCAAGTCCCCGATGGAGGCCGCCGAACGGGCGGTCAGCCGCAGCGGCGACCGCTGGGGCGCCGTCTACTCCGAGGGCGAGTACCAGGAGTTCCAGGAGGCCCTCGACGGCAAGTACACCGGCGTCGGCCTGTGGGCCCGCCGGGAGCAGGACGGCCGGATCGAGGTGACCAAGGTCCAGCCCGACTCGCCCGCCGCCCAGGCCGGCATCCGCGAGGGCGACCGGCTGACCAGCGTCGACGGCAGCAAGGTCGACGGCCGCCCGGTCACCGACGTGGTCTCGTTACTGCGCGGCGACGCCGACGACGCGGCCGCCGGTACGACCGTCACCCTGGGCCTTCGGCGCGGCACGCGCGCGTGGAGCGAGAAACTGCGCCGGGCCAGCCTGTCCACCGACTCGGTGACCGTGCGCAGGCTGCCCGGCGGGGTCACCGTCATCAAGATCGCCGCCTTCACCAAGGGTTCCGGTGACGCCGTCCGCGCCGCGGTGCGCGAGGCCCCGGCCGACGCCGGGATCATCCTCGACCTGCGGGGCAACTCCGGCGGCCTGGTCACCGAGGCCGTGGAGACCTCCTCCGCGTTCCTCGACGGCGGCCTGGTCGCCACCTACGACGTCGACGGCGCCCCGCGCTCCCTGCACGCCGATCCCGGCGGCGACACCACCAGGCCACTGGTCGCCCTGGTCGACGGCGGCACGATGAGCGCGGCCGAGATGCTCACCGGCGCCCTGCAGGACCGCGGCCGCGCGGTGGTGATCGGCTCCCGCACCTTCGGCAAGGGCTCCATCCAGATGCCGACCGAGCTGCCCGACGGCTCGGTGGCCGAGCTGACCGTCGGCCACTACCGCACCCCCTCCGGCCACGCCGTCGACGGCCGGGGCATCACCCCCGACCTGGAGGCGGGGGCGGACGCGCCGAAGCGGGCCGAGACGGTTCTCACCGGCCTCGGCGACGCCGATTAA
- the smpB gene encoding SsrA-binding protein SmpB: protein MYVPKESQPKQGGGAGKARDGEKGGKRKIVAQNKKARHDYAIIDTYEAGLVLTGTEVKSLREGRTSLTDGFVQIDRGEAWLHNAHIPEYHQGSWTNHSARRKRKLLLHREEIDKLESKAQETGHTIVPLALYFSNGRAKAEIALARGKKEYDKRQTLREKQDRRESDRAIAAAKRRQRGV from the coding sequence ATGTACGTACCCAAGGAGTCCCAGCCCAAGCAGGGCGGCGGGGCCGGCAAGGCCAGGGACGGCGAGAAGGGCGGCAAGCGCAAGATCGTCGCCCAGAACAAGAAGGCCCGGCACGACTACGCGATCATCGACACCTACGAGGCCGGGCTCGTGCTCACCGGCACCGAGGTCAAGTCGCTGCGCGAGGGACGGACCTCACTGACGGACGGCTTCGTCCAGATCGACCGGGGCGAGGCGTGGCTGCACAACGCCCACATCCCCGAGTACCACCAGGGGAGCTGGACCAACCACTCCGCGCGCCGCAAGCGCAAGCTGCTGCTGCACCGCGAGGAGATCGACAAGCTGGAGTCCAAGGCGCAGGAGACGGGGCACACGATCGTGCCGCTCGCCCTGTACTTCAGCAACGGCCGCGCGAAGGCCGAGATCGCGCTCGCGCGAGGCAAGAAGGAGTACGACAAGCGCCAGACCCTGCGGGAGAAGCAGGACCGGCGTGAGTCGGACCGCGCGATCGCGGCGGCGAAGCGGCGCCAGCGCGGCGTGTAG
- a CDS encoding MFS transporter — MPPLISALRPYRRLFSLPGTRAFTTGNLLARLPIGMFSVSAVVMIAGSRGSYALAGAVTATGLAATALAGPWIARLVDRHGQARIAVPATLVSVLGSLALLLCVRYDTPDWTLFAAYALTATTPNIGGLSRARWAHLLGDDPGALHTANSFEQAADELCFMLGPVLASFLTGTFFPEAGTLAGAVLLLAGMLLFTAQRATEPPVKAARSSRTPLRSPGIPPLLACFVATGAVFGSMEVGTIAYADAHGHRAAAGAVLALQAAGSCTAGLVFGARRPAGVRLEHCLAAMAALMTLPWAVAGAAGPLPVLAGALLVAGMATAPTMVTAMTLVQRRTPADRLNEGMSLMVTGLLTGIACGSATGGWAAEHLSPAGALGVPAAAAALALLIQTSSTRIGRLGRIACTDS; from the coding sequence ATGCCCCCGCTCATATCCGCGCTGCGTCCCTACCGCCGTCTCTTCTCCCTTCCCGGTACCCGCGCCTTCACCACCGGCAATCTGCTCGCCCGGCTGCCCATCGGCATGTTCAGCGTGAGCGCGGTCGTGATGATCGCCGGGTCCCGGGGCTCGTACGCCCTCGCCGGTGCCGTCACCGCGACCGGGCTCGCGGCGACCGCGCTGGCCGGACCCTGGATCGCCCGGCTGGTCGACCGGCACGGGCAGGCCCGGATCGCCGTCCCGGCCACGCTCGTCTCCGTGCTCGGCAGCCTCGCGCTCCTGCTGTGCGTGCGCTACGACACCCCCGACTGGACCCTGTTCGCCGCCTACGCCCTCACCGCGACCACGCCCAACATCGGCGGTCTGTCCCGCGCGCGCTGGGCCCATCTGCTGGGCGACGATCCCGGCGCGCTGCACACCGCGAACTCCTTCGAGCAGGCCGCCGACGAGCTGTGCTTCATGCTCGGCCCGGTGCTCGCGTCCTTCCTGACCGGCACGTTCTTCCCGGAGGCGGGCACGCTCGCCGGGGCGGTGCTGCTGCTCGCCGGCATGCTGCTGTTCACCGCGCAGCGGGCCACCGAGCCGCCCGTCAAGGCCGCCCGCTCCAGCCGGACACCACTGCGCAGCCCGGGCATCCCGCCGCTGCTGGCCTGCTTCGTCGCGACCGGCGCGGTCTTCGGCTCGATGGAGGTCGGCACGATCGCCTACGCCGACGCGCACGGACACCGTGCGGCGGCCGGTGCCGTGCTCGCGCTCCAGGCGGCGGGTTCGTGCACGGCGGGCCTGGTGTTCGGCGCGCGCCGGCCGGCCGGGGTGCGGCTGGAGCACTGCCTGGCCGCGATGGCCGCGTTGATGACGCTGCCGTGGGCGGTCGCCGGCGCGGCCGGTCCGCTGCCGGTGCTCGCGGGCGCGCTGCTCGTCGCGGGCATGGCGACCGCGCCGACGATGGTGACGGCGATGACCCTGGTGCAGCGGCGCACCCCGGCCGACCGGCTCAACGAGGGCATGAGCCTGATGGTGACCGGGCTGCTCACCGGTATCGCCTGCGGCTCGGCGACGGGCGGCTGGGCGGCCGAGCACCTCTCCCCCGCCGGTGCCCTCGGTGTCCCGGCCGCCGCGGCCGCCCTCGCGCTGCTCATCCAGACGTCGTCGACGAGGATCGGCCGGCTCGGCCGCATCGCCTGCACGGATTCCTGA
- a CDS encoding LysR family transcriptional regulator: MPAHLEPRLLRAFVAVAEELHFTRAAARLYIAQQALSRDVRRLERELGAELLVRTTRQVTLTPDGERLLPHARRVLAAQDELLAAFGPARPLLVDLNSPGLATGRRVLHRARELAPDCELMARYESGLTGAAEQILAGWLDVSFGRFAGLDPALRSGLEHRPVRCEAMAVLLPEDHALAALPEVPVSALAGETVYAGAGNPRTPEWTDLASSLFAEHGIRLAPPLPLAVGDEEFERIMAKSGHPVLAVVDFPPLPRTVRRPLVDPVPLSPVSLVWRKGLVHPGLDALRRAAAELAQAQGWLRRPDGSWLPAADGTAMTG, encoded by the coding sequence ATGCCCGCCCACCTGGAGCCGAGACTGCTGCGCGCCTTCGTCGCCGTCGCCGAGGAACTGCACTTCACCCGGGCGGCGGCCCGTCTGTACATCGCCCAGCAGGCCCTCAGCCGCGATGTGCGGCGGCTGGAGCGGGAGTTGGGCGCCGAGCTGCTCGTGAGGACCACCCGGCAGGTGACGCTGACGCCCGACGGCGAACGCCTCCTGCCGCATGCCCGCAGGGTCCTTGCGGCGCAGGACGAGCTGCTGGCGGCCTTCGGACCGGCCCGCCCGCTGCTGGTGGACCTCAACTCGCCGGGCCTGGCCACCGGCCGCCGGGTGCTGCACCGGGCGCGGGAACTCGCCCCCGACTGCGAGCTGATGGCCCGCTACGAGAGCGGCCTGACCGGAGCGGCCGAACAGATCCTGGCCGGCTGGCTGGACGTCTCCTTCGGCCGTTTCGCCGGGCTGGACCCGGCGCTGCGGTCCGGCCTGGAGCACCGGCCGGTGCGCTGCGAGGCGATGGCCGTGCTCCTGCCCGAGGACCACGCCCTGGCCGCCCTGCCCGAGGTGCCGGTGTCCGCGCTGGCCGGGGAGACGGTGTACGCGGGCGCCGGCAACCCGCGCACCCCGGAGTGGACCGACCTGGCGTCGAGCCTCTTCGCGGAGCACGGCATCCGGCTCGCCCCGCCGCTGCCGCTGGCCGTCGGGGACGAGGAGTTCGAGCGGATCATGGCCAAGAGCGGCCATCCGGTGCTGGCGGTGGTGGACTTCCCGCCGCTGCCCCGCACCGTCCGCCGTCCCCTCGTCGACCCGGTCCCGCTCTCACCGGTCTCGCTGGTGTGGCGCAAGGGCCTGGTCCATCCGGGCCTGGACGCGCTGCGCCGGGCGGCCGCCGAGCTGGCGCAGGCACAGGGGTGGCTGCGGCGGCCGGACGGCAGTTGGCTCCCCGCGGCGGACGGGACGGCGATGACCGGCTGA